The genomic stretch CTACCCCGGCTGCCTTGGAAACAGCTAGGCGCCCGGCACGAAGTGGCGCTGAGCGGTACCCCGAGCGATCAGCCGGGACAGGTAATCGAGCTTTTGCGGATCGCGATCGACGAAGCGAAAGGTCAATTGCAGCCACTCACTGTCCGGCTTGGGTTCCAGCGCTGCGACCGCGTGCAGATAGCCATTGAGGCGTGCCACCTCCCCGCCTTCGCCCTGCTCCAGATCGAGCACTGCGCTCTCCAGCACCTGCGGTAGCGTCTCACCGCGCCTGACCACTAGCAGCCCC from Nitrospinota bacterium encodes the following:
- a CDS encoding chemotaxis protein CheY, translated to MTGGKAEVIKPASAAAAVSPAPGFAAPLVQPGAAKPTAASGGRGQGQLRLASGTLACVIKALSLKEGLLVVRRGETLPQVLESAVLDLEQGEGGEVARLNGYLHAVAALEPKPDSEWLQLTFRFVDRDPQKLDYLSRLIARGTAQRHFVPGA